One genomic segment of Linepithema humile isolate Giens D197 chromosome 5, Lhum_UNIL_v1.0, whole genome shotgun sequence includes these proteins:
- the ICA69 gene encoding islet cell autoantigen 1 isoform X1, with protein sequence MNAYNKSTPGISGNAFDCWVQKSNMHDDSAIIKMQHHYWVTKQALSRKLGKKEDECIIASDAELDAKLELFRSIQESCSYLQRVIDRYQERLCNLAQEENAMGRFLKDAGKQDKTRAGKMMSAVGKSLSYSGQQRLALRAPLGRLYQEVETFRQRAIEDTLQNVQAMEKARTEYRAALSWMKKISQNLDPDTSKQVERFKKVQARVKQGKIVFDHLALDCLQKVDLLAAARCNMFSHALVLYQSTLLNFTKKSTQAYSTIASSFKGYQRYDFTVVRELAETSSKLAQETGGDDSEDKDKIPFFDMDYHDDVEEAQEAAANPENTLKKDEKDEKLLDLENEPKDTLIHLDTATSSSRNGIVYNSNNTENSKSLEEFFGNLNLDQEVSSSDKQLVNKSKETDQSEFSKSSEEQKLVMDIFGECDTDFNLTDLSSLSEAQQQESLNLLTSESAALFDEILNDKQACVSNDWEGMSNDTFLPPNILKQSLGDAARGMGQKSMTSTDDKKKNKTGKQKGNSWLDLFAELDPLANNPMENLSNADSNASA encoded by the exons ATGAATGCTTA tAACAAAAGTACACCGGGTATATCAGGAAATGCCTTCGATTGCTGGGTTCAAAAGTCTAATATGCATGATGATTCCGCCATCATAAAAATGCAACACCATTATTGGGTGACAAAGCAGGCTTTGTCACGAAAGTTAGGAAAAAAGGAGGATGAATGTATAATTGCTTCAGACGCTGAATTGGATGCAAAGCTAGAGTTGTTTCGCAGTATTCAAGAGTCTTGTTCTTACTTACAAAGGGTCATTGATAGATATCAAGAAAGATTATGCA atttagcCCAGGAGGAAAATGCAATGGGacgttttttgaaagatgctgGGAAACAAGATAAAACTCGTGCTGGCAAAATGATGTCAGCAGTTGGCAAATCTTTATCCTACTCTGGACAGCAAAGACTTGCACTGAGAGCCCCTTTGGGTCGTTTGTATCAAGAAGTAGAAACATTTAGGCAAAGAGCTATTGAAGATACATTACAAAATGTGCAAGCAATGGAAAAAGCCCGCACAGAATATCGAGCTGCCCTATCATGGATGAAAAAGATTTCCCAAAATTTAGATCCAGATACGTCCAAACAagtagaaagatttaaaaaagttcAAGCGCGTGTTAAACA GGGCAAAATAGTATTCGACCATCTGGCCCTTGACTGTCTTCAGAAAGTCGACCTATTAGCGGCAGCAAGATGTAATATGTTCAGCCATGCCTTAGTTTTATATCAAAGTACACTCTTAAATTTCACAAAGAAATCTACACAAGCGTATTCCACAATAGCAAGCAGCTTCAAAGGCTATCAACGTTATGATTTTACTGTTGTGCGAGAATTGGCTGAAACCTCGAGTAAATTAGCACAAGAAACTGGTGGTGACGATTCAGAGGACAAGGACAA aataccattttttgatatgGATTATCATGACGATGTTGAGGAAGCTCAAGAAGCTGCTGCAAATCCAGAAAACACATTGAAAAAAGACGAGAAAGATGAAAAGCTCTTGGATCTAGAAAATGAACCAAAGGACACATTAATACATTTGGATACGGCTACAAGTTCTTCGAGAAACGGAATCGtgtataatagtaataatacagaaaatagtaaaagtCTGGAAgaattttttggaaatctcAACTTGGATCAAGAAGTCTCCAGTAGTGATAAACAATTGGTTAACAAAAGCAAGGAAACCGATCAGTCCGAGTTCAGTAAAAGTTCTGAAGAACAGAAGTTGGTAATGGATATATTCGGGGAGTGTGACACTGATTTTAATTTGACTGATTTATCTTCTTTGTCGGAGGCTCAACAGCAagaatctttaaatttattgaccTCGGAAAGCGCGGCACTTTTCGACGAAATCTTAAACGATAAGCAAGCATGCGTGAGCAATGATTGGGAGGGTATGTCAAACGATACTTTTCTGCCGCCAAATATCTTGAAACAGAGTCTAGGAGATGCAGCACGAGGCATGGGACAGAAAAGTATGACTAGCACGGATGACAAA aaaaagaataagaCTGGAAAGCAAAAAGGTAACTCGTGGTTGGACCTGTTCGCAGAATTGGATCCATTGGCTAACAATCCAATGGAGAATCTTTCCAACGCTGATAGCAACGCTTCTGCTTAA
- the LOC105675462 gene encoding vesicle transport protein GOT1B, which produces MFEITDTQKIGVGLAGFGISFLFLGVLLLFDKGLLAIGNLLFIAGLACVIGPWRTLNFFFQRHKMKASASFLGGVFVVLMGWPIVGMILETYGFVLLFSGFLPVAINFLRRVPLLGTVLNMPGISRILDIIAGDSNRTTV; this is translated from the exons ATGTTTGAGATCACGGATACACAGA AAATCGGAGTGGGACTCGCGGGATTTGGAATTTCCTTCTTGTTTCTTGGTGTACTGTTACTCTTTGATAAGGGTTTACTTGCCATTGGAAAT CTCTTATTTATAGCAGGACTTGCGTGTGTAATCGGACCATGGAGGActttaaatttcttctttcaaaGGCATAAAATGAAAGCCAGCGCCTCATTTCTAGGAGGGGTTTTTGTAGTACTTATGGGTTGGCCCATTGTGGGAATGATTTTAGAAACCTATGGTTTTGTATTGTTGTTCAG TGGTTTTCTACCAGtagcaataaattttctacGAAGGGTGCCTTTATTGGGAACTGTATTGAATATGCCTGGCATTAGTCGAATTTTGGACATAATAGCGGGCGATTCTAATAGAACGACTGTATGA
- the ICA69 gene encoding islet cell autoantigen 1 isoform X2 produces MLNLAQEENAMGRFLKDAGKQDKTRAGKMMSAVGKSLSYSGQQRLALRAPLGRLYQEVETFRQRAIEDTLQNVQAMEKARTEYRAALSWMKKISQNLDPDTSKQVERFKKVQARVKQGKIVFDHLALDCLQKVDLLAAARCNMFSHALVLYQSTLLNFTKKSTQAYSTIASSFKGYQRYDFTVVRELAETSSKLAQETGGDDSEDKDKIPFFDMDYHDDVEEAQEAAANPENTLKKDEKDEKLLDLENEPKDTLIHLDTATSSSRNGIVYNSNNTENSKSLEEFFGNLNLDQEVSSSDKQLVNKSKETDQSEFSKSSEEQKLVMDIFGECDTDFNLTDLSSLSEAQQQESLNLLTSESAALFDEILNDKQACVSNDWEGMSNDTFLPPNILKQSLGDAARGMGQKSMTSTDDKKKNKTGKQKGNSWLDLFAELDPLANNPMENLSNADSNASA; encoded by the exons ATGCTTA atttagcCCAGGAGGAAAATGCAATGGGacgttttttgaaagatgctgGGAAACAAGATAAAACTCGTGCTGGCAAAATGATGTCAGCAGTTGGCAAATCTTTATCCTACTCTGGACAGCAAAGACTTGCACTGAGAGCCCCTTTGGGTCGTTTGTATCAAGAAGTAGAAACATTTAGGCAAAGAGCTATTGAAGATACATTACAAAATGTGCAAGCAATGGAAAAAGCCCGCACAGAATATCGAGCTGCCCTATCATGGATGAAAAAGATTTCCCAAAATTTAGATCCAGATACGTCCAAACAagtagaaagatttaaaaaagttcAAGCGCGTGTTAAACA GGGCAAAATAGTATTCGACCATCTGGCCCTTGACTGTCTTCAGAAAGTCGACCTATTAGCGGCAGCAAGATGTAATATGTTCAGCCATGCCTTAGTTTTATATCAAAGTACACTCTTAAATTTCACAAAGAAATCTACACAAGCGTATTCCACAATAGCAAGCAGCTTCAAAGGCTATCAACGTTATGATTTTACTGTTGTGCGAGAATTGGCTGAAACCTCGAGTAAATTAGCACAAGAAACTGGTGGTGACGATTCAGAGGACAAGGACAA aataccattttttgatatgGATTATCATGACGATGTTGAGGAAGCTCAAGAAGCTGCTGCAAATCCAGAAAACACATTGAAAAAAGACGAGAAAGATGAAAAGCTCTTGGATCTAGAAAATGAACCAAAGGACACATTAATACATTTGGATACGGCTACAAGTTCTTCGAGAAACGGAATCGtgtataatagtaataatacagaaaatagtaaaagtCTGGAAgaattttttggaaatctcAACTTGGATCAAGAAGTCTCCAGTAGTGATAAACAATTGGTTAACAAAAGCAAGGAAACCGATCAGTCCGAGTTCAGTAAAAGTTCTGAAGAACAGAAGTTGGTAATGGATATATTCGGGGAGTGTGACACTGATTTTAATTTGACTGATTTATCTTCTTTGTCGGAGGCTCAACAGCAagaatctttaaatttattgaccTCGGAAAGCGCGGCACTTTTCGACGAAATCTTAAACGATAAGCAAGCATGCGTGAGCAATGATTGGGAGGGTATGTCAAACGATACTTTTCTGCCGCCAAATATCTTGAAACAGAGTCTAGGAGATGCAGCACGAGGCATGGGACAGAAAAGTATGACTAGCACGGATGACAAA aaaaagaataagaCTGGAAAGCAAAAAGGTAACTCGTGGTTGGACCTGTTCGCAGAATTGGATCCATTGGCTAACAATCCAATGGAGAATCTTTCCAACGCTGATAGCAACGCTTCTGCTTAA
- the LOC105675459 gene encoding armadillo repeat-containing protein 8 produces the protein MMSVMQPYMDIESSRSYIDELYSTDPQKCLDAIICLKNSVIGSNRQKGSVIAQGVVPRLLQLLGDTSGTISDRIRLESAVTLGSLAKGTDQHVLALIDLGVVPLLLQVLVSAPTPEISTDGKMKVPDLLNEACLRCLRTVFQHTAAPVHSIYQDPALVPRLLSLASRSVTCQVCVATILTTACKTAEEQNALSKGGAVETLAMQLDSPLADVQLPALACLANMCYQNHMVSTMVASASTSNTVHGRLVPVALGQLMGREKSSLIQLEAARCIAYMHRAGALPSTDPRVVYRALPCLVRLCHRDRPPRERVAAAETLAYLTEVDTDLQRLASISNHLIPTLAELLRPHPQVQDATLTQDMRQAAFRAFASLGANDEDIRKRIIETESLMEQVVSGLQDPGGSRVRLAAVRCLHSLSRSVQQLRTTFQDHAVWRPLMQLLHGADKGLEGRGESEDDLLTVASSTLCNLLLEFSPSKEPILESGGVELLCSLTKRPDPALRLNGIWALMNVAFQAEQRVKSQILSCLGTDQIFRLLADPELAVLMKTLGLLRNLLSTKAHIDRIMGEHATHVMQAVILVLEDPEHPVDVKEQALCILANVADGDRARDHIMANDDVLKKLMDYMMHNNVKLQVAATYCVGNLVWREEPGSLQRQARLRELGIYHILQQLRQTKDAQLLEKVKTAMSQFYDA, from the exons ATGATGTCGGTGATGCAGCCATACATG GATATTGAGAGTTCGAGGAGTTACATTGACGAGCTGTATTCAACAGATCCGCAAAAATGTCTGGATGCGATTAT ATGTCTCAAGAATTCAGTGATTGGCAGCAACAGACAAAAGGGTTCGGTTATAGCTCAAGGTGTGGTGCCTCGACTATTACAATTACTCGGAGACACGTCTGGTACCATCAGTGATCGTATAAGATTAGAATCAGCAGTAACGTTGGGTTCTTTAGCCAAGGGTACGGATCAGCATGTACTCGCACTCATAGATTTAGGTGTAGTTCCATTACTCCTTCAAGTCTTGGTGTCGGCGCCAACTCCTGAAATTTCCACGGATGGCAAGATGAAGGTACCAGACTTGTTGAATGAGGCATGTTTGCGATGTCTGCGTACCGTATTCCAGCATACCGCGGCACCGGTTCATTCTATTTATCAAGATCCTGCGTTAGTACCACGATTGTTATCTTTAGCAAGTCGATCAGTTACCTGTCAAGTGTGTGTTGCGACGATATTAACTACAGCATGTAAg acAGCAGAGGAACAAAATGCTTTGTCCAAAGGAGGAGCAGTAGAAACACTGGCGATGCAATTGGATTCTCCTCTAGCGGATGTCCAATTACCAGCTTTAGCCTGTTTAGCAAACATGTGTTATCAGAATCATATGGTATCGACTATGGTGGCGTCGGCCAGCACGAGCAATACAGTCCATGGTAGATTAGTGCCTGTAGCGCTAGGTCAATTAATGGGACGCGAGAAGAGTTCATTGATACAGCTCGAAGCGGCGAGGTGTATCGCGTACATGCACAGAGCTGGTGCGTTACCGTCTACTGATCCACGAGTCGTCTATCGCGCTTTACCTTGTCTCGTCAGATTATGTCATCGTGATCGACCGCCGCGCGAAAGAGTCGCCGCGGCCGAGACGCTCGCATATCTGACCGAGGTTGATACGGATTTACAGCGCTTAGCGTCTATTAGTAATCATCTAATACCAACATTGGCAGAGCTGCTGAGACCACATCCACAA GTACAGGATGCAACGTTAACGCAAGATATGCGACAAGCTGCGTTCAGAGCATTCGCGTCTCTCGGTGCTAACGATGAAGATATTCGGAAGCGTATTATTGAAACAGAAAGTCTTATGGAACAAGTTGTTTCTGGTCTCCAAGATCCTGGCGGCTCCCGCGTTCGTTTAGCCGCGGTTAGATGTTTGCACTCCCTTTCGAGGAGCGTGCAACAGCTCCGCACTACGTTTCAGGATCATGCAGTGTGGAGGCCACTTATGCAGTTGTTACACGGAGCAGACAAGGGGTTGGAgg GTAGAGGCGAAAGTGAAGATGATTTATTAACTGTTGCCTCGAGtactttatgtaatttactaTTGGAGTTTAGTCCGAGCAAAGAACCGATTCTCGAGTCCGGCGGAGTAGAATTATTGTGTTCTCTCACTAAACGACCCGATCCGGCACTCAGACTGAACGGCATTTGGGCCCTAATGAATGTGGCTTTTCAAGCGGAGCAGCGTGTAAAGTCACAAATACTCTCATGCTTGGGCACCGATCAAATCTTTCGTCTCTTGGCCGATCCAGAGTTAGCTGTTCTGATGAAAACGCTGGGCCTGTTGCGAAATTTGCTCTCTACTAAAGCTCATATAGATCGTATAATGGGCGAGCACGCGACTCACGTTATGCAAGCGGTCATTCTAGTACTGGAAGACCCTGAACATCCGGTGGATGTCAAAGAGCAAGCACTTTGCATTCTAGCCAACGTGGCTGACGGTGACCGAGCGAGAGATCACATCATGGCTAACGATGACGTACTCAAGAAGCTTATGGATTATATG atgcaTAACAACGTCAAGTTGCAAGTTGCAGCGACTTATTGTGTAGGCAACCTAGTTTGGAGAGAGGAACCAGGTTCTCTACAACGACAAGCGCGTTTGAGAGAATTAGGAATTTATCATATCTTGCAACAATTACGTCAAACAAAAGACGCTCAACTGTTAGAGAA agTCAAGACTGCCATGTCGCAATTTTATGATGCTTGA
- the sesB gene encoding ADP,ATP carrier protein 2: MSGLADPVAFAKDFIAGGVAAAISKTAVAPIERVKLLLQVQHISKQIAEDQRYKGMIDCFVRIPREQGFLSYWRGNFANVIRYFPTQALNFAFKDKYKQVFLGGVDKNTQFFRYFLGNLASGGAAGATSLCFVYPLDFARTRLAADVGKAGGEREFTGLGNCLAKIFKTDGLIGLYRGFGVSVQGIIIYRASYFGFYDTARGMLPDPKKTPFLVSWGIAQAVTTVAGIVSYPFDTVRRRMMMQSGRAKSDILYKNTLHCWATIRKTEGTSAFFKGAFSNVLRGTGGALVLVLYDEIKNLL; this comes from the exons ATGTCTGGACTCGCGGATCCTGTGGCGTTCGCCAAAGATTTTATAGCCGGTGGTGTGGCCGCGGCGATCTCCAAGACCGCCGTCGCGCCCATCGAGCGTGTCAAGTTGTTGCTGCAGGTACAGCACATCTCGAAGCAGATCGCCGAGGATCAGCGTTACAAGG GTATGATTGATTGTTTTGTCCGTATCCCACGTGAACAAGGATTCCTTAGTTACTGGCGTGGTAACTTTGCAAACGTCATCAGATATTTCCCAACACAGGCTCTGAACTTTGCCTTCAAGGATAAGTACAAGCAGGTATTCCTTGGTGGTGTTGACAAAAACACTCAATTTTTCCGTTATTTCCTTGGAAATCTTGCATCTGGTGGTGCTGCTGGAGCCACATCTCTATGCTTTGTCTATCCACTTGACTTTGCCAGAACCAG GTTGGCTGCTGACGTAGGCAAAGCTGGTGGTGAGCGTGAGTTTACAGGATTGGGTAACTGCTtagctaaaattttcaagaCTGACGGTCTCATCGGTCTTTACCGTGGATTCGGTGTGTCGGTACAGGGTATTATCATTTACCGTGCATCGTACTTCGGTTTCTATGACACTGCCCGTGGTATGCTGCCAGACCCTAAGAAGACTCCCTTCCTCGTTTCTTGGGGTATTGCCCAG gcTGTAACTACTGTCGCGGGTATTGTATCTTATCCCTTTGACACAGTACGTAGACGTATGATGATGCAGTCTGGTCGTGCCAAGTCCGACATCCTCTACAAAAACACTCTTCACTGTTGGGCTACTATTCGCAAGACGGAAGGTACTAGTGCCTTCTTCAAGGGCGCGTTCTCTAACGTCCTCCGTGGTACTGGTGGTGCGCTTGTACTCGTGTTGTACGATGAAATCAAGAACCttctttaa